DNA sequence from the Fuscovulum ytuae genome:
ACTACCATGTGGAACACCACATGTTCCCGATGGTTCCCTATCACGCGCTGCCGCGCCTGCATGAGGTCATCAAGCACGATCTGCCCGCGCCCAACCGATCCATCGCCGAAGCCTTTGCCGAGATGTGGCCTGCCCTGCGGCGGCAGCTGGCCTATGAGGATTATTTCCTGAAGCGCGATCTTCCCCCCACTGCAAAACCCTATCGCGAGGATTTTCATAGGGCCGCCCTTGGCGACCTGCCCGATGCCCTGCCTGCCGAGTAAGGAAGACACGATGCCCCAATGGATTCGCGCCTGCGCCACCGATGATGTGGACGAAGAAGACCTGATCCGCTTTGACCATGGTGGCGCCACCTATGCCATCTACCATTCCCCCGAAGGCGAGTTCTTTGCCACGGCCGGCCTTTGCACGCATGAGAATGTGCATCTC
Encoded proteins:
- a CDS encoding MocE family 2Fe-2S type ferredoxin encodes the protein MPQWIRACATDDVDEEDLIRFDHGGATYAIYHSPEGEFFATAGLCTHENVHLCDGLVMGHLIECPKHNGQFDYRTGEAKRAPVCVKLQTFPVKVDGSDVYIEVP